A region of Micromonospora chokoriensis DNA encodes the following proteins:
- a CDS encoding ABC transporter permease: protein MADLVTRPPLLRVTRSRLRLRPGQAGVVVAGLVLVVAVVGSLLAPLFWPLDQSAVALDQTRLAPSWTHLAGTDDLGRDVAHRAVYGLRVSLLVGAVAALVATVLGGVIGGIAGTLGGRVDRVLMRIVDTIAAMPHLLLGIFIVAMLRPSLGAVIASVGLTHWLSTARIVRSELLSLRTRPFVDAAISGGAGRGRVLTRHLLPHVLPRLALATTLMIPHAVWHETALSFLGLGLPPHLASLGNMINDGQGSLLTGAWWASLAPGAVIVVVTLAIAVIAARWRDRLDPRVRAELHL, encoded by the coding sequence ATGGCTGACCTTGTTACCCGACCGCCGTTGCTCCGCGTGACCCGGTCCCGGCTGCGACTGCGGCCCGGCCAGGCCGGTGTCGTCGTCGCCGGCCTGGTCCTCGTCGTCGCCGTCGTCGGCTCACTCCTGGCCCCGCTCTTCTGGCCACTCGACCAGAGCGCGGTCGCCCTGGACCAGACCCGGTTGGCGCCATCGTGGACACACCTCGCCGGCACCGACGACCTCGGCCGGGACGTGGCGCACCGTGCCGTCTACGGGCTGCGGGTGTCGCTGCTCGTCGGCGCGGTCGCCGCGCTCGTCGCCACCGTCCTCGGTGGGGTCATCGGCGGTATCGCCGGCACGCTCGGCGGCCGGGTCGACCGGGTCCTGATGCGGATCGTGGACACCATCGCCGCGATGCCGCACCTGTTGCTGGGCATCTTCATCGTCGCCATGCTGCGTCCCAGCCTCGGCGCGGTGATCGCCTCCGTCGGGCTCACCCACTGGCTCTCCACGGCGCGCATCGTCCGGTCCGAGTTGCTCAGCCTGCGTACCCGGCCGTTCGTCGACGCCGCCATCAGCGGAGGGGCCGGTCGGGGTCGGGTCCTGACCCGACACCTGCTGCCCCACGTACTGCCCCGGTTGGCGCTGGCCACCACGCTGATGATCCCGCACGCGGTGTGGCACGAGACGGCGCTGTCCTTCCTCGGTCTCGGCCTGCCGCCGCACCTCGCCTCACTGGGCAACATGATCAACGATGGTCAGGGGTCGTTGCTGACCGGCGCCTGGTGGGCCAGCCTGGCACCGGGTGCGGTCATCGTCGTCGTCACCCTCGCCATCGCGGTCATCGCCGCCCGCTGGCGTGACCGCCTCGATCCCCGGGTCCGAGCGGAGCTGCACCTGTGA
- a CDS encoding ABC transporter ATP-binding protein — translation MTSPQHLLADEVTVGYGRQVVLDGVTVRVGRNETVGLRGPSGCGKSTLVRVLALLHRPDHGQVSIDGTPVHGVRYAVPVDLRTRVAVLFQSPRTAADPRLSLDDLIAEPLRAVRTPESTVRERVGELADLVGLTTDLRSRRPHAVSDGQLQRACLARALVHRPDYLLCDEATAMLDASTQAHVAAVVRDYQRTQRAGVLVISHDQTLLDRWADRIVDLDGRAPART, via the coding sequence GTGACCAGCCCACAGCACCTGCTCGCCGACGAGGTCACCGTCGGGTACGGCCGTCAGGTCGTGCTCGACGGCGTCACGGTGCGGGTCGGTCGGAACGAGACGGTCGGGCTGCGCGGCCCGTCCGGATGTGGCAAGTCGACACTGGTCCGGGTCCTGGCCCTCCTGCACCGCCCGGACCACGGTCAGGTCAGCATCGACGGCACGCCGGTGCACGGAGTGCGGTACGCCGTGCCGGTCGACCTGCGGACCCGCGTCGCCGTGCTGTTCCAGAGCCCACGCACCGCCGCCGATCCCCGGCTGAGCCTGGACGACCTGATCGCCGAACCGCTCCGCGCCGTCCGAACACCCGAGTCGACGGTGCGGGAGCGGGTTGGCGAACTCGCCGACCTCGTCGGCCTCACCACCGACCTGCGCAGCCGACGGCCGCACGCGGTGTCCGACGGGCAGCTACAACGCGCCTGCCTCGCTCGCGCGCTCGTCCACCGGCCGGACTACCTGCTCTGCGACGAGGCCACGGCGATGCTGGACGCCTCGACCCAGGCGCACGTCGCCGCCGTCGTCCGCGACTACCAGCGGACCCAGCGGGCCGGTGTCCTGGTCATCAGCCACGACCAGACCCTGCTGGACCGCTGGGCCGACCGCATCGTCGACCTGGACGGCAGGGCGCCGGCCCGGACGTGA
- a CDS encoding superoxide dismutase, whose protein sequence is MTGYTPEAAEIVQRAAGVIAAKHRGDLAGAEALMSAFGPEQARTLGFYLLADLALGLARAQSGQSMDDLVRELSLLLAETAQSPPA, encoded by the coding sequence GTGACCGGGTACACCCCCGAGGCCGCGGAGATCGTCCAACGCGCTGCCGGGGTCATCGCGGCCAAGCATCGCGGTGACCTCGCGGGCGCGGAAGCTCTCATGTCGGCGTTCGGCCCCGAGCAGGCCCGTACCCTCGGCTTCTATCTGCTCGCGGACCTCGCACTGGGCCTGGCCAGGGCACAGAGCGGCCAGTCCATGGACGATCTGGTCCGGGAACTGTCCCTGCTCCTGGCCGAGACCGCCCAGTCACCTCCGGCCTGA
- the lspA gene encoding signal peptidase II, protein MFRAVVLIAAVVLASDQATKYWAESALSDGQTISIVGDLLSLRLVYNPGAAFSIGSSYTWIFAVFAAAAVVGVTVAAWRVTSRPWAVALGLVLGGATTHLLDRLFREPGFARGHVVDFIDYAGFFVGNVADIALVVGVAIVMLLNLRGVPLRETAPSGEAHSGEQVSA, encoded by the coding sequence GTGTTTCGCGCCGTCGTGTTGATCGCTGCTGTGGTGCTCGCCTCGGACCAGGCCACGAAGTACTGGGCCGAGTCCGCGTTGTCGGACGGGCAGACCATCTCCATCGTGGGTGACCTGCTGTCCCTGCGGCTCGTCTACAACCCGGGCGCCGCCTTCTCGATCGGGTCGTCGTACACCTGGATCTTCGCGGTCTTCGCGGCGGCGGCCGTGGTCGGCGTGACGGTCGCGGCGTGGCGGGTCACGTCGCGGCCGTGGGCCGTGGCGTTGGGGCTGGTGCTCGGCGGCGCGACGACGCACCTGCTGGACCGCCTCTTCCGCGAGCCGGGCTTCGCGCGCGGGCACGTGGTGGACTTCATCGACTACGCCGGGTTCTTCGTCGGCAACGTCGCCGACATCGCGCTGGTGGTCGGTGTGGCCATCGTGATGCTGCTCAACCTGCGGGGCGTCCCGCTGCGGGAGACGGCCCCGTCGGGCGAGGCGCACAGCGGCGAGCAGGTGTCCGCCTGA
- a CDS encoding superoxide dismutase: MYNLPDLPYDYGALEPAMSGEILELHHDKHHAAYVKGANDGLDRLAEARDKGDYSTLVGLEKTFAFNLSGHVLHSIFWNNLSPDGGDRPDGELAAAIDEHFGSFDGFAGQLSAATKGVQGSGWGVLAWEPLSQRLIVEQVYDHHGNVGQGSTPILVFDAWEHAYYLQYRNVRPDYVDRLWNLVNWTDVISRFDAARAATPKI; this comes from the coding sequence GTGTACAACCTGCCCGACCTGCCCTACGACTACGGCGCACTCGAGCCCGCCATGTCCGGCGAGATCCTGGAGCTGCACCACGACAAGCACCACGCCGCGTACGTCAAGGGCGCCAACGACGGGCTCGACCGGCTTGCCGAGGCCCGTGACAAGGGCGACTACTCGACGCTGGTCGGGCTGGAGAAGACGTTCGCGTTCAACCTGTCCGGGCACGTCCTGCACTCGATCTTCTGGAACAACCTGTCCCCGGACGGCGGTGACCGCCCCGACGGTGAGTTGGCGGCGGCGATCGACGAGCACTTCGGCTCCTTCGACGGCTTCGCCGGTCAGTTGTCGGCGGCGACCAAGGGTGTGCAGGGCTCCGGTTGGGGTGTCCTGGCCTGGGAGCCGCTGAGCCAGCGGTTGATCGTGGAGCAGGTCTACGACCACCACGGCAACGTCGGGCAGGGCTCCACCCCGATCCTGGTGTTCGACGCCTGGGAGCACGCCTACTACCTGCAGTACCGCAACGTCCGCCCGGACTACGTGGATCGGCTGTGGAACCTGGTCAACTGGACCGACGTCATCTCGCGTTTCGACGCCGCCCGCGCCGCCACCCCGAAGATCTGA
- a CDS encoding LutC/YkgG family protein, which translates to MTARDEILARLRTALADDPPSVPVPRGYRRADDRCDLVAVLVDRLEDYRAAVHHGIDALPGLLATVDRLAVPTDVPAGWLAGYAGQVCRDAPPLSPAELDTTDAVLTGCAVAIADTGTIVLDAGATQGRRALTLVPDRHICVVRADQVVGLLPEALARLDARSPLTWISGPSATSDIELDRVEGVHGPRRLEVVLA; encoded by the coding sequence GTGACCGCACGCGACGAGATCCTGGCGCGACTACGCACGGCCCTGGCCGACGACCCGCCGTCGGTGCCGGTGCCCCGCGGCTACCGGCGCGCCGACGACCGCTGCGACCTGGTCGCCGTCCTCGTGGACCGGTTGGAGGACTACCGGGCGGCCGTCCACCACGGCATCGACGCCCTGCCCGGGCTGCTGGCAACTGTGGACCGACTCGCCGTCCCCACCGACGTCCCCGCCGGCTGGCTGGCCGGCTACGCCGGGCAGGTGTGCCGGGACGCTCCCCCGCTGTCACCTGCCGAGCTGGACACGACGGACGCGGTCCTGACCGGTTGCGCCGTGGCGATCGCCGACACGGGCACCATCGTCCTCGACGCCGGCGCGACGCAGGGTCGGCGGGCGCTCACCCTGGTGCCCGACCGGCACATCTGCGTCGTCCGCGCCGACCAGGTCGTCGGGTTGCTGCCGGAGGCGTTGGCCCGGCTGGACGCGCGCTCACCGCTGACCTGGATCTCCGGCCCGTCCGCGACCAGCGACATCGAACTCGACCGGGTCGAGGGCGTGCACGGCCCGCGCCGGCTGGAGGTCGTCCTGGCCTGA
- a CDS encoding zinc-dependent alcohol dehydrogenase family protein: MRAAVLREFDSPLTVEEIDQPTPGVGQVLVRIVASGVNPLDTKIQTGQAAHARVQPPAVLGLDLAGVVAAVGAEVTGFAPGDEVYGLCGGVGGLQGSLAEYAAVDARLLARKPGGLSMREAAALPLAAITSWEGLVDRAGVRAGQKVLVHGGAGGVGHVGLQLAQAKGAEVYATGGPASVRVIESLGAVPIDYTSTTVEEYVERHTGGEGFDIVVDNVGGATLDASFAAVRTYYGHVVSALGWGTHSLAPLSFRGATYSGVFTLLPMLTGRGREHHGDILREIARLADAGALRPRLDRRRFTLDTIMDAHRLVADGIAEGKVVVDVAD; this comes from the coding sequence ATGCGTGCAGCGGTGCTGCGGGAGTTCGACAGCCCGCTGACGGTCGAGGAGATCGATCAGCCCACCCCCGGGGTGGGGCAGGTGCTGGTGCGGATCGTCGCCAGCGGGGTCAACCCCCTCGACACGAAGATCCAGACCGGACAGGCCGCGCACGCGCGGGTCCAGCCGCCCGCGGTGCTGGGGCTGGACCTTGCCGGGGTCGTCGCGGCGGTCGGCGCGGAGGTGACGGGGTTCGCGCCGGGAGACGAGGTGTACGGGCTCTGCGGGGGAGTGGGTGGGCTACAGGGTTCGCTGGCCGAGTACGCCGCCGTGGACGCCCGGTTACTGGCTCGCAAGCCCGGCGGCCTCTCGATGCGCGAGGCCGCCGCGTTGCCACTGGCGGCGATCACCTCCTGGGAGGGGCTCGTCGACCGCGCCGGGGTCCGCGCCGGGCAGAAGGTGCTGGTGCACGGCGGTGCCGGCGGTGTCGGTCACGTGGGCCTGCAACTCGCTCAGGCAAAGGGTGCCGAGGTGTACGCCACCGGCGGGCCGGCGAGCGTACGGGTGATCGAGAGCCTGGGCGCCGTACCCATCGACTACACCTCGACCACCGTGGAGGAGTACGTCGAGAGGCACACCGGTGGCGAGGGGTTCGACATCGTGGTCGACAACGTCGGTGGCGCGACGCTCGACGCGTCGTTCGCGGCGGTACGCACCTATTACGGGCACGTGGTCAGCGCGCTCGGCTGGGGCACCCACTCGCTCGCCCCGCTGTCGTTCCGTGGCGCGACCTACTCCGGCGTGTTCACCCTGCTGCCGATGCTCACCGGTCGGGGCCGCGAACACCACGGCGACATCCTGCGGGAGATCGCGAGGCTGGCCGATGCCGGCGCGCTGCGCCCGCGACTGGACCGGCGTCGGTTCACGCTCGACACCATCATGGACGCCCACCGTCTGGTCGCCGACGGCATCGCCGAGGGCAAGGTCGTGGTGGACGTCGCCGACTGA
- a CDS encoding ABC transporter permease — MEHQHLEALVTRPGRLAGAGAVVRRRLLVAVPVLAATSIGMFALGAASPVDPAKQYAGAAAFTATEENLAQIRANWGVDDPLPVQYLRWIGNLVQGDLGWSTSRHEPVASVLSARAGWTLLLIGVTLALVLVASLLLGALAAYRRGGLFDRGLRAAAYTVESMPVFWLGLSAIAVFALALGWLPAGGLTDVTATSTSWADVAHHLILPVGVLAVSQAPWFVLFVRDAVAESMRDDHVLAAKARGLPGRTVLFGHALRTALLPFLTLVGTHLPELVGGAVLVETVFSLPGLGAVTVAAALGGDFPLLAAITLVTTAVVLAANLTTDLAYAAADPRVRLDG, encoded by the coding sequence GTGGAACATCAACACCTGGAAGCGCTCGTGACCCGCCCCGGTCGACTGGCCGGTGCGGGGGCGGTGGTCCGACGCCGGCTTCTGGTCGCCGTTCCGGTGCTCGCGGCGACCAGCATCGGAATGTTCGCCCTCGGCGCCGCCTCGCCGGTGGACCCGGCCAAGCAGTACGCGGGCGCGGCGGCCTTCACCGCCACCGAGGAGAACCTGGCGCAGATCCGCGCCAACTGGGGTGTCGACGATCCGCTGCCGGTGCAGTACCTGCGCTGGATCGGCAACCTGGTCCAGGGCGACCTGGGCTGGTCGACGAGTCGACACGAGCCGGTCGCCTCGGTGCTCTCCGCCCGGGCCGGCTGGACGCTGCTGCTGATCGGCGTGACCCTTGCCCTGGTCCTGGTCGCGAGTCTGCTGCTGGGCGCGCTGGCCGCGTACCGCCGGGGTGGGTTGTTCGACAGGGGCCTGCGGGCCGCGGCCTACACGGTCGAGTCGATGCCGGTGTTCTGGCTGGGTCTGTCCGCGATCGCCGTGTTCGCGCTGGCGCTCGGGTGGTTGCCGGCCGGCGGGCTCACCGACGTCACCGCCACCAGCACGTCCTGGGCCGACGTGGCGCACCACCTGATCCTCCCGGTGGGAGTGCTGGCCGTGTCGCAGGCCCCGTGGTTCGTGCTGTTCGTGCGGGACGCCGTCGCGGAGAGCATGCGCGACGACCACGTGCTCGCCGCGAAGGCGCGCGGGTTGCCGGGGCGGACGGTGCTGTTCGGGCACGCGCTGCGGACCGCGCTGCTGCCGTTCCTCACCCTGGTCGGCACCCACCTGCCGGAGTTGGTCGGCGGTGCGGTGCTGGTCGAGACGGTCTTCTCACTACCGGGTCTCGGCGCTGTCACGGTGGCTGCGGCGCTGGGCGGCGACTTCCCGCTGCTGGCGGCGATCACGCTGGTCACCACAGCTGTGGTGCTGGCCGCGAACCTCACGACCGACCTCGCGTACGCCGCCGCCGACCCGAGGGTGCGACTCGATGGCTGA
- a CDS encoding aminopeptidase P family protein — protein sequence MTQGDQRPAVRTESHDPEFPEAFLTFMRTGWRDEPLDVQRRPEAGHHARRRAALSEAFPGETLVIPTGSQKVRANDTWFPFRPGSDFAYLTGDHDPDGVLVLRPGGGGHDAVLYTRARTSRESDEFFRSRDGELWVGRRQSHAEKSTELGIETADLADLDAALAACAPGRTRVLRGLDQGVDHAVRPYEPERAGARDRELATVISEAKLVKDEWEIAQLQDAVDATVRGFEDVARVLPADRGVSERLIEGVFGLRARHDGNHVGYGSIVCAGANATTLCWKHHTGATVPGELLLMDMGVENRHLYTADVTRTVPVSGTFTPLQRQVYDIVYAAQRAGIDLIKPGVRFAEVSEVCMRTLAEGLAALGVLPVSVDEAMDSNSTIHRRWTLHDFGHLLGIDVHDCASARPEKYRDGELGEGYVLTVEPGLYFQPDDDLVPAELRGLGIRIEDDILVTAGGAVNLSAGLPSSADDVETWLAVQREAGPRLP from the coding sequence GTGACGCAAGGGGACCAGCGGCCAGCAGTGCGCACCGAGTCGCACGATCCCGAATTTCCGGAGGCGTTCCTGACGTTCATGCGGACCGGCTGGCGTGACGAGCCGCTCGACGTGCAGCGCCGACCGGAGGCCGGCCATCACGCACGTCGTCGGGCGGCACTGTCGGAGGCGTTCCCCGGGGAGACGCTGGTGATCCCCACCGGTTCGCAGAAGGTACGGGCGAACGACACGTGGTTTCCGTTCCGCCCCGGCAGCGACTTCGCCTACCTGACGGGTGACCACGACCCCGACGGTGTGCTGGTCCTGCGGCCGGGCGGCGGCGGGCACGACGCCGTCCTCTACACCCGGGCGCGTACGTCCCGCGAGAGCGACGAGTTCTTCCGCAGCCGCGACGGTGAGCTGTGGGTCGGCCGGCGGCAGTCGCACGCCGAGAAGTCGACCGAACTGGGCATCGAGACCGCCGACCTCGCCGACCTCGACGCCGCACTCGCCGCCTGCGCGCCTGGCCGCACACGGGTGCTGCGCGGGCTGGACCAGGGAGTCGACCACGCCGTGCGACCGTACGAGCCGGAACGGGCCGGTGCACGCGACCGGGAACTGGCCACCGTGATATCGGAGGCCAAGCTGGTCAAGGACGAGTGGGAGATCGCCCAACTCCAGGACGCCGTCGACGCCACCGTCCGCGGGTTCGAAGACGTCGCCCGGGTTCTGCCGGCCGACCGCGGCGTCTCCGAACGGCTGATCGAAGGCGTCTTCGGCCTGCGCGCCCGGCACGACGGCAACCACGTCGGCTACGGCTCCATCGTGTGCGCCGGCGCCAACGCCACGACCCTGTGCTGGAAACACCACACCGGTGCCACAGTGCCGGGCGAGCTGCTGCTGATGGACATGGGGGTGGAGAACCGGCACCTCTACACCGCCGACGTGACCCGCACCGTTCCGGTCTCCGGCACGTTCACCCCGCTCCAGCGGCAGGTGTACGACATCGTGTACGCCGCGCAGCGGGCCGGCATCGACCTGATCAAGCCCGGTGTCAGGTTCGCCGAGGTCTCCGAGGTCTGCATGCGGACGCTTGCCGAGGGCCTGGCGGCGCTGGGCGTGCTGCCGGTGAGCGTCGACGAGGCCATGGACAGCAACTCCACCATCCACCGCCGATGGACGCTGCACGACTTCGGCCACCTGCTCGGCATCGACGTCCATGACTGCGCCTCGGCGCGGCCGGAGAAATACCGCGACGGGGAGCTCGGCGAGGGTTACGTGCTCACCGTGGAGCCAGGCCTCTACTTCCAGCCCGACGACGACCTGGTCCCCGCCGAACTGCGTGGTCTCGGCATCCGCATCGAGGACGACATCCTGGTCACCGCCGGCGGCGCGGTGAACCTGTCGGCAGGCCTGCCCAGCTCGGCCGACGACGTCGAGACCTGGCTCGCCGTCCAGCGCGAAGCCGGCCCCCGGCTGCCCTGA
- a CDS encoding ABC transporter ATP-binding protein: MTTTEHTAAEAPRRTAVGRPLLAVDGLGVEFRLRDTTVRAVTDLNLTVRAGELLAVVGESGCGKSVLAHALLGLLPGNATVTGHAVLHHPDSDPVDLVTCGQRDLARRVRGRRVGLVPQSPATALNPVRTGRRLLAETLRAHGRARADAERLALDVGLDPADLDRYPHELSGGMAQRLVTALALAPDPSLLIADEPTTGLDRPLVDHTLDLLRRRCDTGAAVVLITHDLAAAQRVADTVAVMYASRIVEHTDANHLFAAPTHPYAAALLDALPDRAFRPVPGDPPMLTALPPGCAFAPRCPHRSDTCASQPPPTPTAGGGTVACHHPIRTGAVT, translated from the coding sequence GTGACCACCACCGAACACACCGCCGCTGAGGCACCCCGCCGCACGGCCGTCGGTCGGCCACTGCTCGCCGTGGACGGCCTCGGCGTCGAGTTCCGGCTGCGCGACACGACGGTGCGCGCCGTCACCGACCTCAACCTGACCGTACGGGCCGGTGAACTGCTCGCCGTCGTCGGCGAGTCCGGCTGCGGCAAGTCCGTCCTGGCCCACGCGCTGCTGGGTCTGCTGCCGGGCAACGCCACGGTCACCGGGCACGCCGTCCTGCACCACCCGGACAGCGACCCGGTCGACCTGGTCACCTGCGGTCAGCGTGACCTGGCCCGCCGGGTACGCGGCCGTCGGGTCGGGCTGGTCCCGCAGAGCCCGGCCACCGCGCTGAACCCGGTCCGCACCGGACGGCGACTGCTCGCCGAGACACTCCGGGCACACGGTCGGGCCCGGGCGGACGCCGAGCGGCTCGCCCTCGACGTCGGGCTCGATCCGGCCGACCTGGACCGCTACCCGCACGAACTCTCCGGAGGCATGGCCCAGCGGCTGGTGACCGCGCTCGCGCTGGCACCGGACCCGTCGCTGCTCATCGCCGACGAGCCCACCACCGGCCTCGACCGGCCGCTGGTGGACCACACCCTCGACCTGCTGCGCCGTCGGTGCGACACCGGCGCGGCCGTCGTCCTCATCACGCACGACCTGGCCGCCGCGCAACGGGTCGCCGACACCGTCGCCGTGATGTACGCCAGCCGGATCGTGGAACACACCGACGCGAACCATCTCTTCGCCGCGCCCACCCACCCGTACGCCGCGGCGCTCCTCGACGCCCTGCCGGACCGCGCCTTCCGGCCGGTGCCGGGCGACCCGCCGATGCTCACCGCGCTGCCTCCGGGCTGCGCGTTCGCGCCCCGCTGCCCGCACCGCAGCGACACCTGCGCGAGCCAGCCACCGCCGACGCCGACCGCAGGCGGCGGCACTGTCGCCTGCCACCACCCGATCCGCACCGGAGCCGTCACGTGA
- a CDS encoding ABC transporter substrate-binding protein, with amino-acid sequence MTRIRPTFRRLVASTAAAGMLVLAGCSAPTNPDSPAGGATLVVATSDEPDALNPVLNFGVDGAALIFDGLVARDADNRLVPGLAAALPTVSPDGRTVTATLRDGVQFHDGSTLSAADVVFTYQAVLDPKVDSTLRSDLDMVESVTAPDASTVVFTLRYPYAPFLQRLTLGIVPSKLLSGQDINTTGFNRKPIGTGPYRVESWTPGDRLVLTANEGYFGGRPANDRVVVAFVADDNVRAQRMRAGEFDAAELPPKLAGGFDTDTAYRVQRVPTADYRGVMLPMGNPVLADPAVRRALTVAVDRAAMVSGILGGAGEPAFGPIPPTSEFAEPSIAGSPTADPTAAGALLDAAGWKPGAGGVRVKDGRPARFTLMYPATDTLRKDLALAVTADAKKIGIEVTPAGLTWDAIDPRMTSDALLMGYGTPYDPDFVSYKLFSSRFAGQGYFNPGSYRSEVTDRALQEGRDQIDPARRKAAYAQFQKQLAADVPWLFLTYLRHTYVVKSSVQGVTPRVEAHEHGVANSIWWNINTWKRS; translated from the coding sequence GTGACCCGGATCCGTCCGACCTTCCGGCGCCTCGTGGCGTCGACCGCAGCGGCCGGGATGCTCGTCCTCGCCGGCTGTTCGGCCCCGACCAACCCGGACAGTCCAGCCGGTGGCGCGACGCTGGTCGTGGCCACCTCCGACGAGCCCGACGCACTGAACCCGGTGCTCAACTTCGGCGTCGACGGCGCCGCGCTGATCTTCGACGGGCTCGTGGCCCGCGACGCTGACAACCGCCTCGTCCCCGGCCTTGCGGCAGCCCTGCCGACCGTGTCGCCCGACGGGCGCACCGTGACCGCCACGCTGCGCGACGGCGTGCAGTTCCACGACGGCAGCACCCTGAGCGCAGCGGACGTCGTCTTCACGTACCAGGCCGTGCTGGACCCGAAGGTGGACTCCACGCTGCGCTCGGACCTCGACATGGTGGAGTCGGTGACCGCGCCCGACGCGTCCACTGTCGTGTTCACGCTGCGCTACCCGTACGCGCCGTTCCTGCAGCGGCTCACCCTCGGCATCGTGCCGTCGAAGCTGCTCAGCGGGCAGGACATCAACACCACCGGGTTCAACCGCAAGCCGATCGGGACCGGGCCGTACCGGGTCGAGTCCTGGACGCCGGGTGACCGGCTGGTGCTCACCGCCAACGAGGGCTACTTCGGTGGCCGGCCGGCGAACGACCGGGTCGTGGTGGCGTTCGTCGCCGACGACAACGTCCGCGCCCAGCGGATGCGGGCCGGCGAGTTCGACGCCGCCGAACTGCCACCGAAGCTCGCCGGTGGGTTCGACACCGACACCGCGTACCGGGTGCAGCGGGTGCCGACCGCCGACTACCGGGGCGTGATGCTGCCGATGGGCAACCCGGTCCTCGCCGACCCGGCGGTCCGCCGGGCGCTCACCGTCGCCGTCGACCGGGCCGCGATGGTGTCCGGCATCCTCGGCGGCGCGGGCGAGCCGGCGTTCGGACCGATCCCGCCGACCTCCGAGTTCGCCGAGCCCTCGATCGCCGGCTCGCCGACCGCCGACCCGACGGCGGCGGGCGCGCTGCTCGACGCGGCCGGCTGGAAGCCCGGCGCGGGCGGGGTACGCGTCAAGGACGGCCGACCGGCCCGGTTCACGCTGATGTACCCGGCGACCGACACCCTGCGCAAGGACCTGGCCCTGGCGGTCACCGCCGACGCGAAGAAGATCGGCATCGAGGTCACCCCGGCCGGGCTCACCTGGGACGCCATCGACCCGCGGATGACGTCCGACGCCCTGCTGATGGGCTACGGCACCCCGTACGACCCGGACTTCGTCTCCTACAAGCTGTTCAGCTCCCGGTTCGCGGGGCAGGGCTACTTCAACCCCGGCTCGTACCGCTCCGAGGTGACCGACCGCGCGTTGCAGGAGGGCCGCGACCAGATCGACCCGGCCCGCCGCAAGGCCGCGTACGCGCAGTTCCAGAAGCAGCTCGCCGCCGACGTGCCGTGGCTGTTCCTCACCTACCTGCGGCACACCTACGTGGTGAAGTCCTCCGTGCAGGGCGTGACCCCCCGGGTCGAGGCGCACGAGCACGGGGTGGCGAACAGCATCTGGTGGAACATCAACACCTGGAAGCGCTCGTGA